The window gaccagtcttctttctcccaccattttcttcctgcaaccagcggacccatgcaaatcgtagtcaacatTGTAAATAGTttcggtccatttttatttttcaataagaatgtccaacccagcccagcacattggtgacaacactttatcctccgccttggtgcacttgccgcggcgccgccatccggccctgtcaacatagtgaatcgggagaggactgtagttgtgagtatgacagaccaccaggtccactcccgaacacaagcaagcgcctcttttactactcagatgcacccctcgttttttactctaatccaccctgctgatatctgggacccacatcattttcaacgtatagtcaattaacgacagaattgcacaactttttttgagtagtaattcggaggagcaggctataaactgggttgtgcggtctctgcggcccgtctaacaacatgaccagcccagcagttttttctttgggaaaataggtagcccagtatttctttttgaagaatacccaagctaggtctatttgttttctccgacttactgggctgcaaatctttcaagacgaggagggatgcattccggcctggccaaagagtatgttcagtgtctgttaaaagtaatatcaaaggggttgaaaattccaaaaaaaattatagcaaatgggaaattagtttctttttttatttttgttcttcactgatattttatatttcattggatttaacatgacattgtactaatttatttttaaattcgttttagtatggctactaatttttggattaagaatattttgttccccagcaaaaatttgcgaattttcaaaatttcacaCATATTTAATTCAATTTTtaaaccctggtactgaccagaaaatgggcagcaatcctaaaaatggaaaatgggctgcaataaagtccatatgaattagaaaatgagtaaaaattataaaaataatagcaaatgggctgtacatgccacatatttcgaggctgacttgtttacgcaaggctttgtcagtcaacacacgattctagcagcagtgactgttggatgtccatccaacggccggcgtgcttcttcaatctctgatcttcctgctccagccgcctaaactagcgccggcgggacagCCTGCTCCCACCTCTTGTGGCCCGCTCCGATGCCGCGCAACCTTCACCGGCctaccctactccctccgctggcctggccgcacgcaatcaactgcctccttattacgcgaaaaaaagaTTCCTCCCActaacatctggggcgcaccagttgggaggctgacctgtgggcctactaagttgacgcgtacgcagggcttgtcaacttagtcaacaaacgattctagcaacAGTGACCATTGGATTTGAAttgaacggtcctgctgcttcttcaatcgctgctcttcttgcaccagccgcccaaaccagcgccggcgagcccgcctgctcctgcctcccgtggtcggctgtgcttctgcggaagcctcaccgccccctactactcccactgctggccaggccctgcggcaacggcagcctcacaccgtagccgaacgagtgaaccctcatactactctccgcgtgggcatccactaccgcgtcttccccggctccgcgtcgtccccttcctaggcctcgccgttgtccactgctctggtgctctcggcgcggcgtggtcaacgtggtcaaggaacgacttccatcggaagagtactgtacgtggagaggctgacagctgggtccatggccgcagtaaggaagtgcctccttattacatggaaaataatgattcctccacctgacatcagggacccaccggacgggccaccatatttcgcgaaaaaaacgtttccctcctgactgctgggacccaccagctacatcttcgcacgcaaggaagtgcgtccatattacgggcaaaaaaaatgattcaccccctgactgctgggacccaccagctacatcttcgcacgcaaggaagtgcctgacagtcaggacccacctggtcgaagcgtacatagcgttgtcattctggtcgcgaacgtgtacgtacatactggtcgatcggtttgtctgcaggctgcagcgatgaaccgtggccgtgcaaggaagggcacgtgtcgtagtagaggcacgcacgtgtcgtagtagaggcgcgcacgtagcatgtacacgtacgtacatcggccagggcgcaagaaagtaaatacggccacgtacgtacatacgggcggggtctcgaacgcctactcgcgcatacgtacagccagggctcgtgtacatggctgggtcagaacggagaaactgcgtcatcatcgtgttcatggggagccaaccggctagctcggaacggaatgcgtcgtcgtgttcatcgggagccaacggcttgatggaacaaccgatggaaatgaggtctggcgtaccgcagaatggaggaaacggccttgtgttcgatcggccacggtcgaaacgggatcctgttcatcgggaggggtctggcgtaccgcaaaacggaggaaacggacttctgttggaccttctacggtcgaaacggggtcctattgaccgggaggggtgtggcgtaccgcaaaacggagtaaacggacttgtgttggagcgctatggtcgaaacgggggtcctgttcatcgggaggggtgtggcgtaccgcaaaacgggactccacgggatactgttcatctccaccgttgacctcctccagcctccatgggctactgttcatacaccgtcgacctcctccagcctccgcctgcgactgttcatccacgggctcctgttcatccagcctccaccgcgcgctcctccaccggctactgttcaaccagccctctccacgggggtcctgttcaaccacccctccacgggctactgttcatccagccctccaccggctactgttcaaccagccctccaccggctcctgttcaaccagccctccactgggtcctgttcatccagccctccacggggtcctgttcatccaccggctcgatcgatcggggtactgttcatccagcggcaacggcctctactaccacgggttcctgttcatccaacccccaccgggaactgttcatccaaacccccaaacaacgctcactgttcatccagaggcagcatcgatcggcttcagttagcagtagtagcgaaggaagcgctcgggttcagtaacgcgtagcctgcagtgcaatcgctcgggttcagttagagcccaacgcctcgctcgggttcagttagagaccAACGCcccgcacacacacgcgtacgtacgagagaaatgcgcatcgctcggcccttgaccaaccaccgtaaccgggaactccccaatattttcctcgccctcgcttctaccacggttttttccgtcatggatggcccaaagaatgtcatgcagctgtgtctccggcccgcccaagacaaaaagcccattttctgtcatgattttttgtcatagaagtaggaccccaccacatctatgatgataccgggttctgtcacaattattgtcatagaagtgtcataagtttgacagaaaaaaatttcgttcagcccaaaatgtcacgaatgtgtcttttttttgtagtgagataATCTGAtcaaatccacaattcatcggatctcaacaaacgcatcgcgaaagaagattacatcgaatagaactccaagaacatcgaggagaacattgtattgaagatcaaagggagagaataagccatctagctactagctatggacccttaggtccgtcgtaaactactcacgcttcatcggaagggcagcaaggttgatgtagaggccctccgtgatcgaatccccctccgggggagtgccagaaaaggccccaagatgggatattACGGGAACAGAagcttgcagcggcggaaaagtatttttggtgtgccctctggtaTAGCCGTATAGGGGGGATATTTGAGGATTTATAGTGCGAAGATTAGGGCTGGAGggtccacgaggggcccacaagccaggggcgccCCCCTGGAGCGCGCCCCCACGTCTTGTGGCCACCTTGTGGGTCTTCTGGCCGCCTCTCCAAGTCTTGTGGGTTTCTTCTAGTTCAAGAAAAATCACCATaaaagttttattctgtttggactccatttgatattcctatTCTGTATaagtcaaaaacaaggaaaaaaaatataaactggcactgggctctaggttaatagtagtcccaaaaatattataaaatagcatattaatgcatataaaatatccaaaacagataatataatagaatggaacaataaaaaattataaatacgttggagacgtatcacacctacacacaaaagaacaaatacttgcacccaatgcaaacaaggggttgtcaatcccttggcggtCAATTGTAAGGATCAAATATCATAGTGATATATAGgtaaacaaaaacacaaaaaatGGTAAATAAATTGCAACAGGTATTTTTGGATTTCAATATATGATAAAGATAGACATGGGGGCCATtgttttcactagtggcttctctcttgaacaaagcatacggtgggtaaacaaattactgttgggcaattgatagaaaagtgcatagttatgacgatattcaaggcaatgatcatgtatacaAGCATCACATTCGAGACAAGTAAatcgactccttcctgcatctactactattactccacacatcgaccgctatccagcatgcatctagagtgttaagttcataaagaacggagtaacgccttaagtaagatgaaaTGATGCAGACAAAGTAAACCCAATTAATATGAATAaactccatctttttatccttaatgacAACGATACAAATACGTGTTatgtccctttctgtcattgggattgagcaccgcaagatcgaacccatcacaaagcacctctcccattgtaagagaaatcaatctagttaggccaaaccaaacggatagatcaaagagaaatacaaagctataacaatcatgcatataagaattcagaaatgactcaaataatattcatgaataatctgatcataaacccacaattcatcggatcccaaaaAACACATCGCAGAAaaggattacatcgaatagatctccaagaacattgtattgaagatcaaagagagagaggaagacaTCTAAATCCTAGCTATGGAACcataggtttgtggtaaactactcacacataatcaaaagggcagcaaggttaatatatatgccctccgtgatcgatcccCCTCTAGCAGAGTACCAGAAAAGGTCTCCTCAGATGGgatcttgatgacccacaagtatagaggatcaattgtagctcttttcgataagtaagagtgtcgaacccaacgaggagcagaaggaaatgacaagtggttttcagcaaggtaatgtctgcaagtgctgaaattgtaagtaacagagtagtttgatagcaagataatttgtaacgagcaagtaatgatagtagtaacaaaagtgtagcaaggtagcccaattcttttgaggcaaaggacatgccaaaacggtctcgTATAgcaagcaaagtgttcttgagggtacacgggaatttcatctagtcactttcaccatgttgattcgatttgtgttcgctactttgataatttgatatgtgggtggaccggtgcttaggtgttgttcttacttgaacaaacctcctacttatgattaaccccctcgcaagcatccgcaactacgagaaaagtattaagaataaattctaaccatagcattaaactttttgatccaaatcagtcccttacggaatagcgcataaactagggtttaagcttctgtcactctcgcaacccatcatctaataactactccacaatgcattcccttaggctcaaatatggtgaagtgtcatgtagtcgacgttcacatgacaccactaaggaaatcacaacatacatactatcaaaatatcgaacacatatcaagttcacatgattacttgcaacatgatttctcccatgacctcaacaataaaagtaactactcacaaatgataatcatgctcaagatcagaggggtattaaatagcatattggatctgaacatataatcttccaccaaataaaccatatagtaatcaactacaagatgtaatcaacactactagtcacccacaagcaccaatctatagttccggtacaaagattgaacataagagatgaactagggtttgagaggagatggtgctgttgaagatgttgatggagattgctctccccaagatgggagagttgttggtgatgatgatgacaatgattcccccctccgagagggaagttcctccggcggaatcgctccaccggagggcaaaagtgctcatgcccaagttccgcctcgagatggcggcgctccgtcccgaaagtcctccccttatttttctaggtcaaaatgacttatataccagaagatgggcaccagaggtgggcctgggtgagcacaacccaccagggcgcgcctaggctccctggcgcgctcaggtgggttgtgcccacctggtggaccccctcTAGTACTcattggctccaatattcctcaaatattccataaaaaatctccgtaaagtttcagcttgtttggagttgtgcagaataggtggcctgacgtagcttttccaggtccagattttcagttgccggaattctccctctttgtgtgtaccttgcatattatgagagaaaagacattacaattactccaaaaagcattattatgcataaaaacatcataaataacagtaggaaaacacgatgcaaaatggacgtatcacatctccgaagaacagaaacttgcggcggcgAAAAGAGTATTTTGGGTGGGTCTCTGATGTATTGGGAATATTTGGCAATTTATAGAGCTGAAATCAGGTCAAGTGGTGCCATGAGGGCCCCTCAAGCCTGGGGGGAGCGCCATGCGGGCTTGTCGCTCCCTCGTGGCTTCGTAGGTCTTCTCCCAAAGCTTCTAGGGTCACTTCTGGTTCAGAAAAAATCGTAAAAAAATTTCgtagcgtttggactccgtttggtactgattttctgaaaagtgaaaaacaagcaaaaatcagcaacttgcactgggcactagattaataggttagtccccaaaaaagATATGTAATTGCAtaataaacatccaagattgacaCTATAACAacatgaagcaataaaaaattatagatacattggagatgtatcaatacCCCGTAACCCATTGGTCGAACAgtcatcgtgctaaggccccataggaccagctcACCATAACAACAACCACCATCAATGAAGAGTAGCGTAGATCGGAATGTTCCAACATAAAAACACACAAATGTAGACAAACAATGAACCCGAACAAATCCACCAAAGACAGATCCGCTGGAGGCACACCTCTACACGCCCACCGACGATTCTAAACGCATCACCGGGACAGGGGCTAGGCGaagagaaccttattccatctccAGGGAGCTGCCGTCGTCTCCTCTTCATGAGCAGGACATAACTCTAACAAAACTAAGAAAAACATCTAAAAGTGGAGCCATCCCGTCGGAAAGAGCTGGGATCCACCGCACCTCATGGCCCTATGGTCACGAGACGAGACGGACCGATGACGGCACCGACGAAAGGCAGTGAAACCCTTGGCTTTTTTAGGAGCTGAGGCGGCTGCGCGAGTTGTCTCAACATCTATTGTGTTTTCAAGTATATAATTCAATACACATAATGGATAACAGATTTGCTATTTCACATCTAAATATGAAATAGTTACCTCACATCTAACTTTCTAACCACATGATTTGGACATAAAGATTAGtattttttgctctttttttatCGTTTGGTGTTGTTACGCGTCACTTCGGCGAGGGGCCGTCGTGGCGATAGGCCGCTGTTTCATTTTTTCACAACCGTCGACCCCTCGTGCATTGCGTGAGCGTGGGCGGCAACCACAATtgattttttattttcttttttcatttATTTGTTTCAAATTCGTAAACTTTTTAAATTTCATGTGTTTTTCTCCTTTTCATTTTTCTAAATTCAAGATTCTTTTCATCCTTGTTAGTTGACTGTCCACCACCAAATCTTTTTTCTTGTCTctgttgcaagtccaccctcaacTTGCAACCGGGGGCCGACCTTCTTTTGTCATAGTTACAATAACACCTTTGACTCGCAATTGGGTTTCGGCAGTTTTTTGTCTCAGTCGCAAGTCCACCATCGACTTGCAACTGGGCCCGAAACTTTTTTGTCTCAGTTACAAATCCACACTCAACTCGCAATTGAGGCTCAACTTTTTTTGTCTCAGTTGCAAGTCCATCCCCGACTCGCAACTGGACCAAACATTTGTTTGTCCTTGTCGCAAGTCCACTTTCCCTCAACTCGCAATTGGGGCACGACCTTTTTTGTGCTAGTTGCAAGCTCACCGTGCTGGGCCCTGACctttttttgtcccagttgcaaagCCACTCTCGACTCGCAACTGGAGCCCAACCTTTTTTTTCTAGTTGCAAGTCCACACTTGGCTCACAACTAGGGCCCGACATTTTTTTGGCCTAGTTGCAATCCCACGCACAACTCGTAACTGGGGCATGATCTTctttttgtcccagttgcaagtctaTGCTCAACTCGTAACCGGGGCtgaccttttggggttcgaccTTGGgcgacaataaataaataaataaataacaaaacaaaCAATACAATGATGGGGATTTATTTATCTACTGATGTGGGATGATGTCATCATAGTTTAAAATGTGAGGTATTACTACCTCATATCTAGATATGACATAGTCGGACCCGATGGATAAAGGATAGATGTTTCGTTATCAGTATTTATTAGTATGTCGACAATACCATGTCATCTTCTTTCTGCCTACTGATGACTCGCTCAACGACGTAAGCACAGAAcacggtcaaagccaaaagaagaTCGGGATTGTACAACCCATGCACTGTCCCACCGTGCCACCTCATTCAACCGGCGCGCCGTGCTGGACCAAGGCCCCGCTTCCGATAGACGACCACTGCGCTAGGTCCATACACCGGCCGCCCCGTCCTGCCCCCTCGCTCCTGTGTTCCGCCACGGACCAGCTCCAGGGACGGAGGCGCTGCCTGTCCACGTGTTCTCATCCGCCTACCCTGCATCGGCTCACCGCCCGGTCACCCTGACCACCCACCCGCGGAACACGAAGCCGGAGGAGAGGCTCGCCTCGAACCTTCTTTCTCCTTCACCCGGCCTCCACGCAACGCGAACGAAACCGAAGTCCCAAATCAATCCATTTCATTTCGGTTTCGAATCCCCTGGGGACGAGCTCGCGTCGCCTTCCCCCTCCGCCCGCCCCGTCGCCATCCGCCCCCTTCGAATCTGCAGGCGGCGCCGCCTGGCCTCGTTGTCGCCACGGGAGGCGCGCGGGATGGGGCGGTTGTTTGCGGTGGACGCCGCGGCGGCCTCGTCGGCCGCGGCCGCAGCGGCGCTGAACGGCGCGGTGGACTGGTGGAAAGACGTGAACGACTCGCCGATGTGGCAGGACCGCATCTTCCACGCCCTCGCCGTGCTCTACGGCATCGTCTCCGTCGTCGCGCTTGTAAGTCTGCCCTCCCGCCTGACCCGAAACACCTTCCGATCTGTCACGCCCTCGCCCGGATTCTGTGATTACGTGAGCCCGTGCCCTCGATTGCGCGGGTTGGCTTGATCCGTGCGTGCTTGATTTCAAAATTGGGGATTCGGCAACGAATCGTGAGGCGGGGTCATGAATTGTTGTAAATCAAGGTTTGAATTTGTGGACCTCGATATCTGTTGTAGGTCCAATTGATCAGAATCGAGTGCAGGGTGCCCGAGTACGGGTGGACGACGCAGAAGGTGTTCCATTTCCTTAACTTCATCGTGAATGGCGGTGGGTCACACATTTGCGCTGTTTCATTGGTTCGCCTTGCTTGCGTTTGGTTGCTTGATCCTTCTAGTTGTGTTTGCAGTGCGGGCTATCGTGTTTGTGCTGCGGCGAAACGTGCAGCTGATACAACCAGAGGTTTGTGCCTGATTTGATGAATATATTGGTGTTTCAGTTGATTGGGGGTAATGGTTTAAGCAATGTGGCATCACAGATACTTCAACATGTGGTTCTTGACATGCCTGGGCTTGCGTTCTTCACTACATACGCGCTTTTGGTGCTATTCTGGGCCGAGATTTACTATCAGGTGGTAGACCGGCTTGCGCTTCATAGTTTCTTGTGGTGTTCCCTCACCGTCGTTGCATCTGTTAATTTGTGAAGTTGTTTGCTAGGCACGTGCGATGTCGACTGATGGGCTGAGGCCAACTTTCTATTGGATCAATGGGGTGGTGTATGCAATTCAGGTAACTTAGTCCATGAAATTTCTCATTACACTATAACGTATATGACTTGATTCAGTTAAGCTCATGTGTGAAACTTTGCTCTGATGTCTGCCTGGaaagataaatgatgcaaagatTATGTTATGATGGCATGTAGGGGTGAATATCTGTACATTAACCACGTCTTAGTACCTGTGAGCCTGTGATGCTTCCAAATTGCTTTAGATGCCTAGGAGTGGGACCCATGTAGCTACGACCAATCAAATTAGCCTTGTATCTGTTTTGTTGCTATGACCATAAGCGATAATTATACATATTTAATGTATTCCTTTTTTGCAAGATAATATATTCTGTTCTGTTTTGAAAGTGCATATGATGGCTGGGCTCCAGGGAGCTTGTTATTTTTTTCAGCCAAAATACATTTTCAAAATCTAAAAAAAATAAATCTGAAAAAAAGTATACACATAAGCATATATGTGTAGTATATACGTACAAAATTTCATGAACATACATGTTAATATGTGATGTACACAAAAAGACAATTACAGAGATTAAAATGGCCTTTTCTTTGTTGTATTTGGGCCAGTTTTTTGTCTTTTTGTGTAGCCTGCAAATAATTGTATTATTTAATGTAAGTTTACAGATACATAGAGAACATGTATATGTATTTATAGAAAAAAAAGTTTTTTCTGAAACTTCTAAATATATCTTGATTTTTTTTTCTTGAAAAACAGGCTCCCTAGAGCCCGTTGTATAAAATGCTGCACTTGTTTTGTTTGCTTTTGATTGCCTATATGCTCTATAGAAATCAAATAATGGTACCCAGTATCCTGAAATATCAAGTACAAGCTATAGTTGATTCTTTGATGTCTTGATTGCACCGAGATGTCTAATGTGTCCTTTTGTTTAGAGAACCGACATCGAAACAACCTCCTTAACTAGTATCACTCAGTAAGGAAATATGATCATGCTCTATGTTGCATTTGTGACTGTTCAATTGACACATGCAAATTAGGAAGATTTTGCAGTATGCACACCCATGAGATGCTCTAATACGCATGAATTTCAAATTTCAGATAATTCTGTGGTTGGTTTTGTGGTGGAAACCAGTTCGAGTTATGGTCATATTGTCCAAGATGTTCTTTGCAGGTAAAATACTTGCTTCATTTGCTCTCTGTGTGTGTGAATGCGGGGGCGGGTGAGCATGTGTTTCAATTCAATGTAAATTGCAGTGTCCATGGATGCATCTGTCTTGACATTTTTTGCAGTGCTAGTTTTCAGCTACTACAGTATTATCTAAGTCGAGAAACTGTGAAGCACATTATTGGATAATCTACTGTGGGGTGTTGACACCTTGATCTTTTCAGCTAATTATGCTATGACTTTTCAGGCGTATCACTGTTTGCAGCTTTTGGGTTCCTTCTGTATGGTGGGAGGTAATGCTTTTAATAAACTGCAGCTTTCTGCAATGCTAGACTGGACATATTCAGTACTGAAGAATCTAGACCTGTTCTTTCCACTCTGTATCATCTATGCTTGCACCACCATGATACTACTACAGCTACCTGTATAATTTCATTAGTCGCATGGTGAACTGGATTGATTTACCAGTAAAAATCCGGACAACTCTTTCCAACCGATAACAACCATTGTGCTTGCATTACCAGGATATGTCATATATGTGCTCTGTGCCATACTAGGGCGCAGAAAGTACAATAAGAGATAGAATGTATGCACTATGGCTAGCAGTAACATTTTATGGACTGATACAGTATTCGATACTATCTATTGCTGCAGGCTATTCCTCATGTTGCAACGTTTTCCCGTAGAATCAAAAGGAAGACGGAAGAAATTGCAGGAGGTATACTTCGTGTTCCATTAGTCTTACTTTTGGAGGCTTGTCTATACTAGTCCTAGTCTTGGAGGAGTGTCTATACTAGTCTTACTTTTGGATGCTTGTTTATATTAGTCATAGTTTAGGAGGCTTGTATGGTAATGACGTATCCCCTGTTGCAGGTTGGCTATGTCACTACCATCTGCTTTACTTGTTTCTTGATCAGATGTGTCATGGTAAGTGCTTGTAAATCCCTCACAAAAAGTGCTTGCAATTACTTTGATCTACGCTATTCTACCACCAACTTAGGTTGGTGAGTTAGAGGAATCTACTAACTTCAGCATGTAATTTCCAGATGTGTCTCAATGCATTTGATAAAGCGGCTGACCTTGATGTTCTGAGCCATCCGATTCTGAATTTCTTTTATTACCTGGTATGCCTCCATTTAGTTATGTTGTCTCAtttttacaatgtcgagcatcatCTTATGCAATTTGACTTGAATCGTGATGTGTATTTTGCTATGATAAACCAGTATTGAGACATTGAGATAATACTGATAATCACCACTATAAGTACATACAATTATAAAAATGTAGTCTATGGCACATACCAAGACATCCCAATACTTTTAGCAGTGTTGAGCCTAATGTTAATTTCATGTGCTATGTGTTGCCAGATTTCAGGGTTTCTTGAATGCAAATAGCTTTATGAGTAGACAGACAAGTTGTACGTATCGAGGTTAGTTAGGTTTGTCTTCAGATGACATAGGTGATAGATGCACGGTCCACCTCACTCACATGCTTGCATTGAGGGAAGAATGAGGAATTCCATCATTAACTTCCGGTATCAAGAACATGGATATGCATGCCAATGTAATCTAAGTGTTAGAAACggacaacaataacaacaacaacaaagcccggtcccaaacaagttggggttgGCTAGAgttgaaacccataagatctcgaaACCAGCTCATGGTTCTGTCACATGGATAGCTAAcctccacgcacccctgtccatggcATGGCTAGTTCTCTGGTGATATTTCAGTCCTTCAGATCTATCTTAACGGACTCTTCCCATGTAAAGTTTATTGTACCCCAACCTCTCTTGACATTATGAGTG is drawn from Aegilops tauschii subsp. strangulata cultivar AL8/78 chromosome 1, Aet v6.0, whole genome shotgun sequence and contains these coding sequences:
- the LOC109742351 gene encoding tobamovirus multiplication protein 3, producing MGRLFAVDAAAASSAAAAAALNGAVDWWKDVNDSPMWQDRIFHALAVLYGIVSVVALVQLIRIECRVPEYGWTTQKVFHFLNFIVNGVRAIVFVLRRNVQLIQPEILQHVVLDMPGLAFFTTYALLVLFWAEIYYQARAMSTDGLRPTFYWINGVVYAIQIILWLVLWWKPVRVMVILSKMFFAGVSLFAAFGFLLYGGRLFLMLQRFPVESKGRRKKLQEVGYVTTICFTCFLIRCVMMCLNAFDKAADLDVLSHPILNFFYYLLVEIVPSAMVLFILRKLPPKRGITQYHPIH